Proteins co-encoded in one Dehalogenimonas sp. WBC-2 genomic window:
- a CDS encoding hypothetical protein (Ku domain protein) — translation MPKAFWKGAISFGLVVIPVSMSVAIRERPIRFSYLHKKDLVKPNQVLHCPEDGEYFSVKDTVRGYEYTKGQYIVMTDKDFENVPVHTTRSIDLQAFVNTAEIDPIYFFDSHYLEPQPMGEKPFRLLREAMMATGKVAVAKVTFSRKEHLACLRPSETGLILHSMRYPGEILPPPEINPPNTELSKNELNMAESLINSMVQPFNPELYRDEYRIALEKIIAAKLKGKKIEPPKTTPEKDTIDLMAALEASLARKKETAGKG, via the coding sequence ATGCCGAAAGCCTTCTGGAAAGGGGCCATCAGTTTTGGCCTGGTAGTTATACCGGTATCAATGTCCGTCGCTATCCGTGAACGCCCGATACGTTTCAGTTACCTTCATAAAAAGGATCTTGTAAAACCAAACCAGGTTCTTCATTGCCCGGAAGATGGTGAATACTTCAGCGTCAAGGATACCGTGCGCGGTTATGAGTATACCAAGGGTCAATACATCGTCATGACCGATAAAGATTTTGAAAATGTGCCGGTGCATACTACCCGCAGTATTGATCTTCAGGCTTTTGTGAATACTGCTGAAATTGATCCGATTTACTTTTTTGACAGCCATTACCTGGAACCACAGCCGATGGGAGAAAAACCATTCAGACTATTAAGAGAGGCGATGATGGCGACCGGAAAAGTGGCGGTAGCCAAAGTAACTTTCTCTCGAAAAGAGCATTTGGCCTGTCTCCGCCCGTCTGAAACAGGATTGATCCTTCATTCTATGCGGTATCCCGGGGAAATATTGCCTCCTCCGGAAATCAACCCGCCTAATACTGAATTATCAAAGAACGAACTGAATATGGCAGAATCGCTGATCAATAGTATGGTTCAACCTTTCAATCCTGAACTCTACCGTGATGAATACCGTATCGCCCTTGAAAAGATAATTGCCGCTAAATTAAAGGGTAAGAAGATAGAACCTCCCAAAACAACCCCAGAAAAGGATACTATTGACCTTATGGCCGCCTTGGAAGCCAGCCTGGCTAGAAAAAAAGAGACTGCCGGTAAAGGCTGA
- the lepA gene encoding translation elongation factor LepA translates to MDQSLIRNFCIIAHIDHGKSTLADRLIESTGAMRREEMSEQVMDRMDLERERGITIKAKAIRLNYTAVNGKTYLLNLIDTPGHVDFSYEVSRTLAACEGAVLVIDVTQGIQAQTLANVYLAMENNLEVIPALNKIDLPSGEPERVMDEVKSVLGYKEAETLKISGKSGLGVPELLEAIVARVPPPRGYPEKPLRALIFDSHYDPYKGVIAYLRIVDGKINDGDRLKLMGQGTVLEVLEVGYFNPRECPVEVLGTGEVGYIATGLKTVGDCSVGDTVTSVVNPALTPLASYRPAKPMVFAGIYPTQASDYHELREAMEKLKLNDASLSYEMENSPLLGHGFRCGFLGLLHMDIVYERLEREFGLSLVITAPGVNYTVTKTNAEVISVVNPSELPLPTEITRIEEPWVKVRILTPSKYIGPIMELERDGGGVHRHTEFLGHSMGLEGNQRVQLDYDMPLRSMLTSFYDQLKSRSNGYASLDYEFDGYRDAQLVKIDVLVNNMLVDAFSRIVPPNQAQDVGKAIVHKLKEVIPRQLFSIPIQAAVGGRIVARADISAKRKDVLAKCYGGDITRKRKLLEKQKEGKKKMKSIGQVEVPKEAFLSVLKTEI, encoded by the coding sequence ATGGATCAAAGTTTAATCCGTAATTTCTGCATTATCGCCCATATAGACCACGGCAAGTCAACACTGGCCGACCGCCTGATTGAAAGTACCGGCGCTATGCGCCGTGAAGAGATGAGCGAGCAGGTGATGGACCGCATGGATCTGGAACGGGAACGCGGTATCACTATCAAAGCCAAGGCGATCCGTTTGAATTACACTGCTGTCAACGGCAAAACCTACCTGTTAAATCTCATCGATACTCCGGGACATGTCGATTTTTCCTATGAAGTATCGCGCACTTTAGCTGCTTGTGAAGGTGCGGTGCTGGTTATTGATGTCACTCAGGGAATCCAGGCCCAAACTCTTGCCAATGTGTATCTGGCAATGGAAAACAATTTAGAGGTCATACCGGCGCTTAATAAGATAGATCTCCCAAGCGGTGAGCCGGAACGGGTGATGGATGAAGTTAAGAGTGTTTTGGGATATAAAGAAGCGGAGACGCTTAAGATCTCCGGTAAGTCCGGTTTGGGGGTTCCCGAGTTATTAGAGGCAATAGTGGCGCGGGTTCCGCCCCCCCGCGGCTATCCCGAGAAACCGCTCAGGGCGTTGATATTTGATTCCCATTACGATCCATATAAAGGTGTGATCGCTTATCTGCGTATTGTGGACGGCAAAATCAATGACGGCGACAGGTTAAAATTGATGGGGCAGGGTACGGTGCTTGAAGTGCTCGAGGTAGGATACTTCAATCCCAGGGAGTGTCCAGTTGAGGTTCTTGGGACGGGAGAAGTTGGTTATATCGCTACAGGTCTCAAGACTGTGGGTGACTGCTCGGTCGGTGATACTGTGACTTCGGTGGTCAATCCGGCATTAACACCACTGGCCAGTTATCGGCCGGCGAAGCCGATGGTCTTTGCCGGTATTTATCCAACCCAGGCCAGTGACTATCATGAACTCCGGGAAGCTATGGAGAAATTGAAACTCAATGATGCCTCTCTTTCATATGAGATGGAAAATAGTCCGCTGCTGGGACACGGATTCCGGTGCGGGTTTCTTGGGCTGTTGCACATGGATATTGTCTATGAGCGCTTGGAGAGGGAGTTCGGATTATCTTTAGTGATCACTGCTCCTGGGGTAAATTACACTGTTACCAAGACCAACGCTGAAGTTATATCCGTGGTCAATCCCTCGGAGCTTCCGCTGCCGACGGAAATAACCAGGATAGAAGAACCATGGGTCAAGGTGCGTATTCTGACGCCATCAAAATACATCGGCCCAATAATGGAGCTTGAACGTGACGGCGGCGGAGTACACCGGCACACAGAATTCCTGGGGCATTCCATGGGTTTGGAGGGCAATCAACGCGTTCAATTAGATTATGACATGCCGTTGCGTTCCATGTTAACCAGTTTTTATGATCAACTGAAGAGCCGGTCAAATGGTTATGCCTCGCTTGACTATGAGTTTGATGGTTACCGTGATGCCCAGTTAGTGAAAATCGACGTATTGGTCAACAATATGCTGGTGGATGCTTTCAGCCGGATAGTGCCGCCGAATCAAGCCCAGGACGTGGGTAAAGCCATTGTACATAAGTTGAAAGAAGTGATCCCCCGTCAGCTTTTTTCTATACCAATTCAAGCTGCGGTCGGCGGGCGCATTGTCGCCAGAGCTGATATATCTGCCAAACGGAAAGATGTTTTGGCAAAATGTTATGGCGGTGATATTACGCGTAAAAGAAAACTGTTGGAAAAGCAAAAAGAAGGCAAGAAGAAAATGAAATCAATTGGTCAGGTTGAAGTACCCAAAGAGGCCTTTCTGAGTGTACTTAAAACAGAAATTTGA
- a CDS encoding cob(I)alamin adenosyltransferase produces the protein MSDAKDSLSDSYCPSAALTYEPLKQGLVQVFTGGGKGKTSAGMGTILRASGRGYRIYVVYFMNRSYDSGEQEVLHCLPGVSWAAFGPGLVRNPENPSPEIKEKAGQALADARRAMLSGEYDVILMDEINIVTGWGWLEISEVLALVQDKPVNVELILTGRLAPQEIINAADLVTEMVKVKHPYDRGIPARRGIEY, from the coding sequence ATGAGTGACGCAAAAGATAGTCTTTCGGACTCCTATTGTCCTTCTGCCGCCTTGACCTATGAGCCTCTGAAACAGGGGCTAGTTCAGGTGTTTACCGGCGGGGGCAAAGGAAAAACGTCCGCCGGGATGGGCACGATATTAAGAGCCTCCGGCCGCGGCTATCGGATTTATGTGGTCTATTTTATGAATCGCAGTTATGATTCCGGTGAGCAGGAAGTGTTACATTGTCTGCCAGGAGTCAGCTGGGCAGCATTCGGACCCGGACTGGTGCGCAATCCTGAAAACCCGTCACCTGAAATTAAAGAGAAGGCGGGACAGGCATTGGCTGACGCAAGGCGCGCCATGCTTTCGGGTGAATACGACGTTATCCTCATGGACGAGATCAATATTGTGACCGGTTGGGGTTGGCTGGAGATTTCGGAGGTTCTTGCTCTTGTTCAGGATAAGCCTGTGAATGTGGAACTTATTTTAACCGGGCGCCTTGCCCCGCAAGAAATCATCAATGCCGCCGATCTTGTTACCGAAATGGTCAAAGTAAAACATCCATATGACCGCGGTATACCGGCACGCCGCGGTATCGAATACTGA
- a CDS encoding inorganic pyrophosphatase, with protein MSPEEPLNKNSNEIRVITGCGEEEQDCPKRKRKRVSKQEDMVLTILIEIPKGSQNKYEYDKERKIIKFDRMLFSAVHYPSDYGFIIETLAEDTDPLDALVLVSEPTFPGCLIEAKPVGLFRMTDEKGPDEKILCVPMGDPHWNFIKELSDVPPHLLKEIEHFFRIYKELEKKKTGVEGWEDRDSAIKAVHDSRKRYQDNIKELGGSRI; from the coding sequence ATGTCACCGGAAGAACCACTTAATAAAAATTCAAATGAAATCAGGGTCATCACAGGTTGTGGTGAGGAGGAGCAAGATTGTCCCAAGCGTAAGCGGAAACGTGTTTCCAAACAGGAAGACATGGTGCTTACTATCCTGATAGAAATTCCCAAGGGCAGTCAGAACAAATATGAATATGATAAAGAGCGCAAGATAATCAAGTTTGACCGTATGTTGTTTTCTGCGGTGCACTATCCATCTGACTATGGTTTCATAATTGAAACATTGGCTGAGGACACTGACCCTTTGGACGCTTTGGTGCTTGTTTCAGAACCAACATTTCCGGGTTGCCTGATCGAAGCCAAACCGGTGGGTCTTTTCCGCATGACGGATGAGAAAGGGCCAGATGAGAAAATCTTGTGCGTTCCCATGGGTGATCCTCACTGGAATTTCATCAAAGAACTTTCTGATGTCCCGCCTCACTTGCTTAAGGAAATCGAGCATTTTTTTAGGATATACAAGGAATTAGAAAAGAAGAAAACGGGCGTTGAAGGCTGGGAAGATCGGGATTCGGCCATCAAGGCCGTCCATGACTCGCGGAAACGTTATCAGGACAACATAAAAGAATTGGGCGGCAGCCGGATTTAG
- a CDS encoding ATP-dependent DNA ligase: MDRADMFDLAHLTGARKAPMPGRLPPMLATLTEKPFNDPDWYFEPKLDGYRLIASVNSGQVRLQSRNFHDYTVQFPAVAAEMATQPVDMALFDGEIVALDEQGRPCFQCLQHHIKKNPGNSGGVMLKYYVFDLLYLNGYDLTEVPQSSRVKCLDKTIKTGSTVKAVRRFEGDGQEIFSASVKSGFEGIIAKNKHATYRPGKRSADWLKIKAVLTDEFVIIGYTPGQGTRDGSFGALVLAQYDLNGHLVYSGNVGTGFDEALLNDLMIQLEELTTKKAPSNLQLPLPSAITWVKPELVAEIKFAERTQGGLLRAPVFLRLREDKEAPEVKTPVVEAKL, from the coding sequence ATGGACAGGGCAGATATGTTTGATCTTGCCCACTTGACCGGTGCCCGGAAAGCTCCGATGCCGGGGCGTCTGCCGCCTATGTTAGCCACCCTGACCGAAAAGCCGTTCAATGACCCTGATTGGTATTTTGAACCCAAGCTCGACGGTTATCGCCTGATAGCATCAGTCAACTCCGGGCAAGTAAGATTACAATCGCGCAATTTTCATGATTATACCGTCCAATTTCCCGCCGTTGCCGCAGAAATGGCAACCCAACCGGTAGATATGGCTCTTTTTGATGGTGAAATAGTTGCGCTGGATGAACAAGGCCGGCCTTGTTTCCAGTGTCTACAGCATCATATTAAAAAGAATCCGGGGAATTCGGGCGGCGTAATGCTGAAGTACTACGTTTTCGACCTTCTGTACCTGAATGGTTACGATCTTACTGAGGTGCCACAATCCTCCCGGGTCAAGTGTCTTGATAAGACCATAAAAACTGGCAGTACGGTAAAGGCGGTACGGCGATTTGAGGGCGACGGTCAGGAAATATTTTCTGCCTCAGTAAAAAGCGGGTTTGAGGGTATAATAGCAAAAAATAAACATGCAACCTACCGCCCTGGGAAGCGTTCAGCAGACTGGCTGAAAATAAAAGCTGTGTTGACCGATGAATTTGTCATCATCGGTTATACACCAGGGCAGGGTACCCGCGACGGCAGTTTCGGCGCGCTTGTACTTGCCCAATATGATCTGAATGGACATCTGGTTTATTCCGGGAATGTCGGTACCGGCTTTGATGAAGCCCTTCTCAATGATCTGATGATTCAATTGGAAGAACTGACAACCAAAAAAGCTCCATCTAACTTACAGCTACCGCTCCCGTCTGCTATCACCTGGGTTAAACCCGAGCTTGTAGCCGAGATAAAATTTGCTGAACGCACACAAGGCGGGTTATTACGGGCGCCGGTATTCCTAAGATTGCGGGAGGATAAGGAAGCGCCGGAAGTTAAGACCCCGGTGGTTGAAGCGAAGCTATAG
- the rdgB gene encoding nucleoside 5-triphosphatase RdgB (radical SAM family enzyme, similar to coproporphyrinogen III oxidase, oxygenindependent, clustered with nucleosidetriphosphatase RdgB) has product MTSGISAYFHLPFCRRRCHYCSFYSTAGRESQIPAYVDAVIKEVELTCRTDSVLETIYFGGGTPSLFASSEIEKMISAVSKCYFISDNAEITLEANPGTFDKEYLRLLHRTGVNRLSLGIQSLDDAELRLLGRNHSASDALRSITYAKNAGFQNISLDFIYGVPYRALDRWNRMLDVIIGLGTEHLSLYGLTVEDGTSLDNAIKTGKVPAPDPDMAAAEYELAVKKLAASGYRQYEISNWARPGAESRHNLAYWQRKEYIGLGAAAHSFIDGQRLANPDNLDEYMTALNQGKLPNQSIETIDQNLALSETLFLGLRLCDGVSLDDIGRKFGIDLQNRFVQEIAELSALQLIKVEDRYLKLTDSGRLLSNEVFIRFLPS; this is encoded by the coding sequence ATGACATCTGGAATTTCGGCCTATTTCCATTTGCCTTTCTGTCGGCGACGGTGTCACTATTGTTCGTTTTATTCCACGGCCGGACGGGAATCTCAAATTCCCGCATATGTTGACGCAGTAATAAAAGAAGTAGAACTGACTTGCCGCACTGATTCCGTATTGGAGACTATCTATTTTGGCGGCGGCACGCCGAGTCTATTTGCATCTTCAGAAATTGAAAAAATGATCTCGGCCGTCTCAAAGTGCTATTTTATCTCAGACAATGCAGAAATAACTCTTGAAGCAAATCCGGGTACTTTCGATAAGGAATATCTGAGATTATTACATCGCACCGGTGTTAACCGGTTAAGTCTTGGTATCCAAAGCCTGGACGATGCTGAATTGCGGTTATTAGGCCGCAACCATTCTGCCTCTGATGCCTTGCGATCAATAACATACGCTAAAAATGCCGGATTTCAAAACATCAGTCTGGACTTCATTTATGGGGTGCCGTATCGGGCGTTGGATAGATGGAACCGTATGCTGGATGTCATTATTGGTTTGGGCACCGAACACTTATCGCTTTATGGATTGACAGTGGAAGACGGAACGTCTTTAGACAACGCAATAAAAACAGGTAAAGTACCGGCGCCTGATCCGGATATGGCCGCGGCGGAATATGAATTGGCGGTGAAAAAACTAGCAGCTTCAGGTTACCGGCAATATGAGATCTCAAATTGGGCCAGACCTGGCGCCGAGAGCCGCCATAATCTGGCATATTGGCAACGGAAGGAATACATCGGTTTAGGCGCGGCAGCTCATTCCTTTATTGATGGCCAACGTTTGGCCAACCCTGATAATTTGGATGAGTACATGACCGCGCTTAATCAGGGTAAACTGCCAAATCAATCGATCGAAACTATTGACCAAAACCTTGCCTTATCTGAGACATTGTTTCTGGGGTTAAGGCTCTGCGATGGAGTCTCGCTGGATGACATCGGGCGTAAATTTGGTATAGACTTACAGAATCGGTTTGTCCAAGAAATTGCGGAACTGTCAGCTTTACAACTGATTAAAGTTGAAGACCGGTACTTGAAACTTACGGATAGTGGCCGTTTGTTGAGCAATGAAGTTTTTATACGTTTTTTGCCATCCTAG
- a CDS encoding glycosyltransferase has product MKNNKIPTVLHLADASSVETLTLLNHMAALGWRVHLISHHAPAAKFKIDPNVTIHRLWISPAYPLTYAAFLMAAPMIMSIKPDIIHAHYLTTFGIMAAVHRRFLRFKPMVLTTSGRDVLVDARSGMTRWSAEHALKMFEKITGGKDDIVKALRQMEAPEDRIEQIDWANGKQATAAAQLNTLYIELIKRRQ; this is encoded by the coding sequence ATGAAAAACAACAAAATCCCGACGGTTCTACATCTTGCCGATGCCTCATCAGTTGAAACCCTAACCCTGCTAAACCATATGGCGGCTTTAGGCTGGCGGGTGCACCTAATCAGTCACCATGCCCCGGCTGCTAAGTTTAAGATAGACCCCAATGTAACCATTCACCGGCTGTGGATCAGCCCTGCCTACCCCTTGACCTATGCAGCTTTCCTCATGGCCGCCCCAATGATTATGTCAATAAAGCCTGATATTATCCATGCGCATTATTTAACAACATTCGGCATCATGGCGGCGGTACACCGCCGTTTTCTACGTTTTAAACCTATGGTGCTTACCACCAGCGGCCGGGATGTACTGGTTGATGCGCGGTCTGGCATGACACGCTGGTCAGCGGAGCATGCCTTAAAAATGTTTGAAAAAATCACCGGCGGCAAAGACGATATTGTCAAAGCGTTACGGCAGATGGAAGCGCCGGAAGACCGCATTGAGCAAATAGATTGGGCAAACGGAAAACAAGCAACTGCCGCCGCCCAGTTAAATACGCTTTATATTGAACTGATCAAGCGGCGGCAGTAG
- a CDS encoding cobalt-precorrin-6y C5-methyltransferase, with protein sequence MNQGIKPICYIVGIGPGGSPKWLTHAAEDAIKASDIILAWDWSLKPVKDLVSGKAIYFQVTKDYLNKEQEAAERALQTGESVAVLRVGDPCVSSSLSQVLEVFKDFDIRIIPSAGAAQFAAARAHICLDESVLVSFHDGRESIKEVKLKFLIDSFNIGRHLLMLTNETQIPRQTAQYLLEHGLPATTPVLICEYMTMDDECVYHTTLGDVSKTEYRLTSVMVVKNLDVNQCCK encoded by the coding sequence ATGAATCAAGGCATAAAACCAATTTGCTATATTGTGGGTATCGGTCCAGGTGGTTCTCCGAAATGGTTGACGCATGCGGCTGAGGATGCAATCAAGGCATCAGATATTATATTAGCCTGGGATTGGTCTCTTAAGCCGGTGAAGGATCTGGTTTCAGGTAAAGCCATCTATTTCCAGGTGACCAAGGATTATCTCAATAAGGAACAAGAAGCCGCTGAACGCGCGCTCCAGACCGGTGAATCGGTGGCTGTACTACGTGTTGGCGACCCCTGCGTGTCTTCCAGTTTGTCGCAGGTTCTGGAAGTCTTTAAAGATTTTGATATTCGTATTATCCCATCGGCCGGAGCCGCCCAATTCGCGGCAGCCCGGGCTCATATCTGTCTTGATGAATCGGTGTTGGTTTCGTTTCACGACGGACGTGAATCCATTAAGGAAGTGAAACTAAAATTTCTTATCGATAGTTTCAATATTGGCCGTCACCTGTTGATGTTGACTAATGAGACCCAAATACCGCGTCAAACCGCCCAATATCTTTTAGAGCACGGACTACCGGCAACAACTCCGGTACTGATATGTGAATATATGACTATGGATGATGAATGTGTTTATCATACCACCCTGGGTGATGTATCAAAGACTGAATATCGCCTTACATCAGTGATGGTTGTGAAGAACCTGGATGTGAATCAGTGCTGCAAATAA